The following proteins are co-located in the Meleagris gallopavo isolate NT-WF06-2002-E0010 breed Aviagen turkey brand Nicholas breeding stock chromosome 13, Turkey_5.1, whole genome shotgun sequence genome:
- the LOC104913016 gene encoding uncharacterized protein LOC104913016, whose translation PVDFTASARRKNATRETTSTLKTWLYEHRKNPYPTKGEKIMLAIITKMTLTQVSTWFANARRRLKKENKMTWSPKNKAGEERKEDGTRHDGEYGAGNDGRGRLKESPGVQHAAFPHHHPAFYPYGQYQFGDPSRPKNATRESTSTLKAWLNEHRKNPYPTKGEKIMLAIITKMTLTQVSTWFANARRRLKKENKMTWAPRSRTDEEGNSYGSDHEGEEDKREDEEEIDLENIDTENIESAKDELEDELQDADLLHSDSKTDSEGSEGFEDLPGSEERYLGPAAAHPYAAPLGSYPYGDPAYRKNATRDATATLKAWLNEHRKNPYPTKGEKIMLAIITKMTLTQVSTWFANARRRLKKENKMTWTPRNRSEDEEEEENIDLEKNDEDEPQKAATRAAAPRRSARPAGKAAAGCVRASRKGAAESKGAAPAPRRFDPALGAARDRKSSGRGTAITNSRQTTRAGRDAARARGAPPAKQAS comes from the exons CCGGTGGATTTCACCGCTTCGGCCCGGCGCAAGAATGCAACTCGGGAGACGACGAGCACCCTGAAGACGTGGCTGTACGAGCACCGCAAGAATCCGTACCCCACCAAGGGCGAGAAGATCATGCTGGCCATCATCACCAAGATGACCCTCACCCAGGTCTCCACCTGGTTCGCCAACGCGCGGCGGCGGCTCAAGAAGGAGAACAAAATGACCTGGTCTCCCAAGAACAAAGCgggggaagagaggaaggaggacGGCACGCGGCACGACGGGGAGTACGGCGCGGGGAACGACGGCCGAGGTAGG CTGAAGGAGAGCCCCGGGGTGCAGCACGCCGCCTTCCCGCACCACCACCCCGCTTTCTACCCCTACGGGCAGTACCAGTTCGGGGATCCGTCGCGGCCCAAGAACGCCACCCGCGAGAGCACCAGCACGCTCAAGGCCTGGCTCAACGAGCACCGCAAGAATCCGTACCCCACCAAGGGCGAGAAGATCATGCTGGCCATCATCACCAAGATGACCCTCACCCAGGTCTCCACCTGGTTCGCCAACGCGCGGCGGCGGCTCAAAAAGGAGAACAAGATGACCTGGGCCCCCCGCAGCAGGACGGACGAGGAGGGCAACTCCTACGGCAGCGACCACGAGGGGGAAGAGGACAAGAGGGAGGACGAGGAGGAGATCGACCTGGAGAACATCGACACCGAGAACATCGAGAGCGCCAAGGACGAGCTGGAGGACGAGCTGCAGGACGCGGACCTGCTGCACTCCGACTCCAAGACGGACTCGGAGGGCTCCGAGGGCTTCGAGGACCTGCCCGGCTCCGAGGAGCGCTACCTCGGCCCGGCCGCCGCA CACCCGTACGCGGCGCCGCTCGGCTCCTACCCCTACGGGGATCCCGCGTACCGCAAGAACGCGACGCGGGACGCCACGGCCACGCTCAAGGCCTGGCTCAACGAGCACCGCAAGAACCCGTACCCCACCAAGGGCGAGAAGATCATGCTGGCCATCATCACCAAGATGACCCTCACCCAGGTCTCCACCTGGTTCGCCAACGCGCGGCGGCGGCTCAAGAAGGAGAACAAGATGACCTGGACCCCGCGGAACCGCAGCgaggacgaggaggaggaggagaacatCGACCTGGAAAAGAACGACGAGGACGAGCCGCAGAA GGCCGCCACAAGAGCAGCTGCTCCGAGGCGCTCCGCGCGTCCGGCAGGGAAAGCGGCGGCCGGCTGCGTCCGCGCGTCCCGAAAGGGAGCGGCGGAAAGCAAAGGCGCGGCTCCGGCACCGCGGCGCTTCGACCCCGCGCTCGGCGCCGCCCGGGACAGAAAGTCGAGCGGCCGAGGAACCGCGATAACAAACAGCCGGCAAACAACGCGGGCAGGGCGGGACGCAGCCCGTGCTCGGGGCGCACCTCCCGCAAAGCAGGCTTCGTAA